Within Trichoderma atroviride chromosome 2, complete sequence, the genomic segment CCAGGCTAGTAGCCCTGTAGAATTTATGCCGCATTCCATCTATccaatggaaaagaaaacgaatTTTTGAGTGACAAAGGAAAGTAGCTCTGAGCGCAAAGATGCAATAACCACTCCAAGCATCCAGATGTAGTGTAAAGCCGACCCCGTGATCATAACCATTTGTGCGTCGTGATAAAAAAGACCCATACACACCCGCAGCGCCGTAGCTGAAATGCGGACTGCAccgaaagaggaaaaggaaaaaaaaatcagccGTCGCATGAGGGCCTCGTCAGTCTAAATACTAGATCTAGACCCTAAGCCGATTTCCCCTCATGCAGGTACGCTAGCCACCCCCCAACACTTGGTGGTGGCGTCTCTTAGTATGTAAACAACAAGGTAGAAAGAAAACGCCAAGTAGATAATAGCGAgataaaaaaacaagatcGAATGAGATCCAAAAAGCAGCCGGCGTCCAAAAAGCAGCCGGCGTCCACATCGCAGATCGATCTTTGCCAGTCAGGTGATTTTTTGGAGACTGAATGCTCAAGGAGTTAATTGATGTGCTGCGTGCGTGCATTGCATATTAGCCGGTGCGTGTGATTTGACGAATAGGAAAAATTCCCGATGGTGGTAGCATGGCATCGCGTCGATTTCGGCAGTCGGATGCCGCAGTACACAACCAGTGCATTTGCGATTATATGCTCTCTGAGGGTCCGAGGTCGATGCTGCAGGCACGAGTGCAGCAGGGACTGATGCCATCAAAGTCGGGGTCGATGATCTGGCTCGGGTCGCTGGCGCCAAACGTCATGGTGAAATGGCTGAGCATCTCCTGGTGCTTGAGGTTCTGCTCCGTCAGGGGCTTTTCGCTGGGGTGTTTGTAGGTTCGGCCCTCATTTCGCTTGCGGGCTCGTTCTTGCTTTCTAGCAATCTTCTCCTCGTTCTTCTTAGAGCTGTCGCCGCGCCCAAAGGAGAAGGCCTTGGAGAGGGTTGAGCTGGTCTTTTTTAATGAGAGCTGAGGAGCCGAGGActcggagctggagctttgTCGGGTTGATGATGTGGTGCCAGTGGATTCTGTCTGAGAGATGGTGTCTGAGTCGTCGGATCGGCGCAGGGCGCGGCGGAAACGTTCCCGAATGGCCattgtggtgttgatgctggGTAGCGAAGTCGTAGTAGACAGGTGAAAAGAGTCGCAGGAGGCAGCGACGTTTATGTTTGTGATGTTTGTATAGAGAAGAGCGGCCGTGGTTGCAGATGCGGAGTGGGTATCACGATAAAAGCGAAAAAAGGCTGTGGATTGACTGCTCGTCAATCTTCGGGGTGACGCAGTCTATATAGAACCCGAAAGTTAAGGTATTCGCTTCGTTGCGGCAAAAGGTACTTCGGTGATAAAGGATTCAAGGTTTGTGTATATGGTTTGTAGTGCAGAGTTTGGCTGAACAAGCTTCGACGCCAGGCTTGACGAGAAAGAGCAGGCGCAGGCGCGGCAGCAGATCGTCGGACTATTAAAGGGGAGCGAGCGAAAACCGCTCACGGCTTCCATGGATCCATGGGCAAATCTGCGAACTGCTGCTAGTCAGGCAGTGCCACAAAGGTCCAACACAGATGCTCTTTACGGAGCGCCCAGTGGTGGCAACGGGCCTGTTTCTACTCTCCCCTCGCTGGGTTGCTCCGCGTCCCCAACGCTCGGCGCATTTAGCGGAGCAAACAGaaggcagcagccaaagtCCAGGGGGGGGGCCAAAGAGCTGGTTGCGGCCGGCGATTGGCTTAGCCAGCGGTAAATTGGACCCAAGCGACTCCAGAATCTCCAGGAATTTCTTCTGTAAGCTGTAATTCCCCAGCCCGGGGTTCCCGCAGTCCCCACTGATGAAGTCAGAATGGAGTGCAGGAGCCCGGAGAAGGACCAGACCTTGTTTGAAAATTGAGTGGGCTCTGTTTTCGACGGGGGGCGTTTAGGAGGGAGAATCAGGAGGTCGCTAAGGGCCGCCCACCCCCCCTAAGCGGAATTTTTCTCAGCCTCAAGACCAACCATGGCGCTGAATCGACCGAATTGGGTCCCCAGCGTGCAAGCCCGGCGGCGATACTACAAGTGCTAGAAGCCTTCGCTGCTGGCAGTCAGTACGAAGGATTGCGGAGGCGCCGCTAACCCTCACGCCATTCGAGATTTTTCTAGATTTTAATttccttggctgctgctcgggaCACCATCATCCCATCTGGAAGGGCTGCTAGAGCCAGAACCTTGGAACGCCACCCGCGATGCATGAGAATGGCAGGGGAGGGGGACAACACGAAGCAATATTGGCCACAGCGGCAGGCTCTGTATGCACGTTTAATTAAgctgtgattttttttttttcctttgcacTCCTCCTGATCTGCTTGCTTACTCCtgtcttgcttttttttctttttttgtcccaCGGGTACAGTAATAGTAATAGCGGAGACGGCGAGCGAGACATCGACTTGGTAAGCCGAGCGTGGGCATCCGGACTCGTCTATTCCACGCACAATCCCAGCATCTCTAAGCACTGGCCAAGCCACGCGGACGGGGTGGACACTCTTGTCGTGCGCGGGTTCCGTTTTCTCACGAGCTCGTGATTGCGCGCAGCGGTCGAAGAGACCCGAtccagccagagccagagtcTTACTAAGTGCGGAGCATTGTGTGCAATTTGCCCTCGATTGGTTGCTTTTTCCCTCTTATTCCGAGGCTGTCTGTCTGAGGTGCCGGCATTATCGTTGAAACTTTGGTCCAACATTCCCGCTCGATGTGGCGTTTGATGCGACAGCGACTGCCGGCATAGATGTGCAAAATCTCTCCGTCCGCGGTGCTTGACTTGTATTTGCACACATTATTCAAACCCCATTCCGAATCGCCGAGGAAACTCATGTAGGAGACCCGCACTGACTCGCTGCGTCGCACGTCCACGTTAGCGCCCTGGTGTTGAATAGTGAATAGCAGAATAGGCAGATGGTTTTGTCAAGGCCTTCATGTGGGATTCGCAAACGGACAGGGATGTCTGTCAGTTGTCGATGCGCGATGGCGACGGGCCTCGCTTTCGATCGGTCACGGATCTGTGCTCCTTGCATAAGGGTGGCATCTTGCTTACATGTGTGTTACTGCcactacatgtagtaatACCATTACCATCTTACAATGTGCTATTAATTGCTACTAGtattactactgctaccaTAATTGataatattactagtagtaataagATACTTGGAGATTCAACGGCCTCGGCGCGACCGCATCAACTTGcaatttctccttcttgatgCGCCGGCACATTATCCAATTGTAGCAGTAAACCTGGCAGCACGGATTATCTAAGCTCTGACCCAATCCCGAACCGTGTGGCCAAACGTGTCGGTGATCTGCTACCACTGGAAAAAAGCCGTCCAAGGCTTCAGCCATACTGTACTAGTAGTGTCTTCGATTTCGGGTCTTCAGCGGCTGTGGCGGTTTTCCGTCTGTGCCACCATCTTCATGTACCGCCCAACACGCCCTCCTGTTCGGTAGTGCCGTTCCCGCAAAGCGCCGGCGATACAACGTTGATCTGCTCGTCGTCTCCGATGCGggcgcctctttttttcttctaggCCTTCAGCCACAGTACGGGATAATGCAGAGGGCAGCCCTACAGAAAATACTAGTCCTTTGCCCCCTTGATTATTTACCTGTAGGTTGAGAAATTGTTGAGGGAGGCGAACTAAGAGGCAGGTTCCCGTGCACGTGCATCTATTCCCAGCCTACATGTACCGTTCAAGACAAAAATCTTTGTGTGAGCGTTTGTCTGGCCGCACTGAGACCCAACGCTaataagagaaagaagaggagtgAAGAATGATTGGAAAAATCACACACAATGGGTGGAACTGAAACAGCGGTGCCAGCGCTACGTTACCTGTTCCTAGAGCTCCATCGTTTGAATCTTTGTTACGGTCCGTCCATCCGGACTGACATATGCGAACAGAAGGTCTTGGGAATGCTGGAGCGCTGGATGCGACCTAGCCTGTCAGATTTCTGTAATCTACGCTTCTAGACCGAGACTCCACAATTAACAACCTGACAATAAGGGAGACTGGTCTAAGACGGCATGTTTTCAGGAAGCTTTGACATTCCTGCGGGTTGTATTAATAGAAAATTTTTCTTCAAATGAGTTTTAGCCTACTAGTAGATTGTAGATCTTCGGTGAATTGCCATCTACTAGCATGCTTATATAGGCTTCGATGTCAGTCAGCGTTCAGTTACATGCCCGTCCTGTGCTAACCGGGATTCATCCATGGTTGTTTTGGTAAAACTGCCTTCTTTTACACTGCATGCAATGAAAAGTCCAAACTGTTCATATCCTGACAGaagaatttaaaattttCATTAGGTGTTATCATGCTAAAGGGCTAATGAGAGAGTTGACGTGTGGGAGTGATGCTCTAGCCGTGCGTCCGTGAGACAATCTATGAGGGCCTATAACAATCAAGACGCGGTATGGCTTAAGAAAGCTAGGCGTCTTCATGCTTGTCTGCTCAagaatggccaagatgctgcaCGTTAAGCCAAAATGCAAGCAGATCTTCTTCGGGAAGGGTGGAGAGCTACTCGGTCAGTGCTAAGTACACCCAATATGTATTTTCATAAATCATGCTGTGAGACCTGGCCATtgatgataaaaaaaaatctatttGTagatttacttttattaaaacaATAGCAGATGTCTCAAATTGGAAGTGTAAATGAAGCTTGGTGATGATCAGCAGATGCTCCAAGTCGCTTGGCAGGCCCGTGGTAGAGACATTTCATCAGCATataggtactagtagttgtCCCTCAAAAATCTCCGAGATAAATGCTTTGCTCTGGGCCAAGTTTTGCTAGCTATTCTGCTAGCATTTCGACACATACATACAGCGTAATAGCCccgtcatcttcatgttCGTGGTGGGGCTATCTATGAATCTATTTGGCGACTCAGCTCCTGGCCAGTGACGTGAGTGCCCCTCCAGCGCTTTTTTTTAGCACTCACCGTGCCTGAGCATCAGCGCCTGCGTCAGTGCCCAGGCGCCCTGATTGGCTGCGGCCCACATGACGCATCACGATGCCCaccgagctgctgccagagctcGTGATGCAGTCTAGTCTGACATGACAATTGAAGGCTCCCTCACCAACGACGACTGCCGTATATGCTGTGTGCCTCGCTATTATTGACACCTGCATCTGTACCACCGCTGCCTCGATCGGCCATCTTTAAATCGCTAACAGTAGCACCAGGTATGCGATCGCGTGGTCAAATCCTCAGCTCCGCCACATGATTTGTCTGATTTGAGCAAAGCGCCTGATTTGTTCGAGCTCCTCCTAGCCATCCATCTGTGAACCCGGCTGCACGGCTGCCGTCTCCAACTCGATTGATACCCAGCACGAAGCCTCTAGGGCTGTCCCAGCATCGCACCGCCGCAGCCGGCCATGGCCCTCTCGTGAAGCTATCGCCAGCATCCGTCGCCTTCataccatcgccatcgtcgctcTGCTGTCGAAGCATCGCATGCTTCTCCGCTGAATCAACGAAGCTAAACGCATCCACATCGCAGGGGCGTGTCAACGCGCCTGCTCCACCCCCATCATGACGGCATCACCCCCCCACGGCGCTGATCAAGGCGAGACGCCTAATCACCAGCAACACGGCGGCGCTTCAAGCGCGAGCGCGTCGCAAACTCCAGACGCCAGCACCCCTCGCAACCGCTCCGTCGACGAGCCTCGAGAGCGCGAAACGACAAACGACGAGCAGTCGCCGCTGCTACCACCGGCCGACTACGATGCCTTTGGAGCTCGCTTGGGACGAGTCGATAGCCATGTCGACGACAGTCAAACCACCAAGAGCTTGTGGTATCTGACCGTCTTGACGATTGGAATCGGAGGTCTTCAAATCGCTTGGTCTGTTGAGCTCTCTAATGGCTCGCCATATTTACTGTCCCTGGGGCTGAGCAAGTCTCTCATGGCCTTGGTCTGGATAGCGGGACCTCTTACCGGCACTTTGGTGCAGCCCTATGTTGGCATGTTGAGTGACAATTGCCGCCTGTCATGGGGTAAACGAAAACCGTTCATGcttggcggcgctgctgccaccatcATCTCGCTCCTCTTCTTAGCCTGGACCAAGGAAATTGTCGGTGGTGTACTGGGCGTCTTTGGAGCAGATCCCCAGTCCCATGGCGTCAAAGTCACCATCATTGTGGTGGCGGTGATTGGGGTATATCTTCTCGATTTTGCCATCAATACAGTCCAAGCTGCTCTCCGAACATTCATTGTCGACTGCGGACCCGCTCACCAGCAGGAGGCCGCAAACTCCATGGCCAGCCGAATGACTGGTATTGGAAATATCATTGGTT encodes:
- a CDS encoding uncharacterized protein (EggNog:ENOG41), which encodes MAIRERFRRALRRSDDSDTISQTESTGTTSSTRQSSSSESSAPQLSLKKTSSTLSKAFSFGRGDSSKKNEEKIARKQERARKRNEGRTYKHPSEKPLTEQNLKHQEMLSHFTMTFGASDPSQIIDPDFDGISPCCTRACSIDLGPSESI